The following proteins come from a genomic window of Gynuella sunshinyii YC6258:
- the lon gene encoding endopeptidase La has product MSQADSNHTEIITLSEQNNTGLIAPGDSLPAKLYIVPIANRPFFPAQVMPVLLAAEQWEETLRRVEKTPHKSLALFFVENHDETQNGLNTEDLPETGTLVKVHQLKSDGKHIQFIAEGIKRVRVAGWLSRKSPYLAEVNYPQHRKESDNEIKAYAMALINAIKELLPINPLYSEELKHYLNRFSPNEPSPLADFAAAITTARGGELQEVLDTINLMPRMEKVLALLKKEINVARLHGELTDEVNKKVSKHQREFFLREQLKLIQKELGITKDDKTSDAEEFRNRLDGKTVPEEALKKINEELKKLEMLETGSPEYGVTRNYLDWATSIPWGIQGEDNLNLKQARTTLNRDHEGLDDVKARILEFLAVGAFKGEISGSILLLVGPPGVGKTSIGKSVADALGRPFYRFSLGGMRDEAEIKGHRRTYIGALPGKFVQALKDVKVMNPVIMLDEIDKLGASYQGDPASALLETLDPEQNSQFMDHYLDMRLDLSKVLFICTANQLDTIPAPLLDRMDVIRLSGYLTEEKVAIAAKHLWPRQLQKAGVKGRQLKISRKALRDTVECYARESGVRNLEKQLAKIVRKGVVQLLEQPDESITVTPENLSSFLGNPIFRPEALMQGIGVITGLAWTAMGGTTLPIEATRIHTLNRGFKLTGKLGEVMRESAEIAYSYVCSNLEKYGADKSFFDKAFVHLHVPEGATPKDGPSAGVTMASALLSLALNKKPKANYAMTGELTLTGKVLAIGGVREKIIAAKRQNIKNIILPEANRGDYEEVPEYLRKGLKISFAEHYDDVFNKLFG; this is encoded by the coding sequence ATGAGTCAAGCAGATTCCAATCACACAGAAATTATTACCCTGAGTGAACAGAACAACACCGGATTGATCGCTCCAGGGGATTCATTACCAGCCAAGCTCTATATTGTTCCCATCGCCAACCGGCCGTTTTTTCCGGCCCAGGTCATGCCGGTTTTACTGGCGGCGGAACAATGGGAGGAAACACTTCGCAGAGTAGAAAAAACACCCCATAAATCACTGGCACTGTTTTTTGTGGAGAACCATGATGAAACCCAGAACGGTCTCAATACTGAAGATCTGCCGGAAACCGGCACGCTGGTAAAAGTACACCAGCTGAAGTCCGATGGAAAACATATTCAGTTTATTGCCGAAGGCATCAAACGTGTCCGGGTTGCCGGATGGCTGTCACGCAAATCCCCTTACCTGGCAGAAGTTAATTATCCACAACATCGCAAAGAATCGGACAATGAGATCAAGGCCTACGCCATGGCGCTGATCAATGCGATCAAAGAACTGCTACCGATTAACCCACTCTATTCTGAAGAACTGAAGCACTACCTCAACCGGTTTAGTCCGAACGAGCCTTCTCCATTAGCAGATTTTGCCGCTGCCATTACCACTGCTCGCGGGGGTGAATTGCAGGAAGTACTCGACACTATTAACCTGATGCCCCGCATGGAAAAAGTGCTGGCGCTGTTGAAAAAGGAAATCAACGTTGCTCGTTTGCATGGAGAACTTACGGATGAAGTCAACAAGAAAGTCAGTAAGCATCAGCGTGAATTTTTTCTACGCGAGCAACTGAAACTCATCCAGAAAGAGCTTGGTATCACCAAAGACGACAAAACCTCTGACGCAGAGGAATTCCGCAACCGCCTCGATGGCAAAACGGTACCCGAGGAGGCTCTCAAAAAGATCAACGAAGAACTGAAGAAACTGGAAATGCTGGAAACCGGTTCTCCTGAATATGGCGTTACCCGTAACTACCTTGATTGGGCCACGTCAATTCCCTGGGGTATTCAGGGTGAAGACAACCTGAACCTGAAACAAGCCAGGACCACGTTGAATCGGGACCATGAAGGGCTCGACGATGTGAAAGCCAGAATACTTGAATTCCTTGCCGTGGGAGCATTCAAGGGGGAGATTTCGGGCTCTATTCTGCTGCTTGTTGGTCCTCCCGGCGTGGGTAAAACCTCCATCGGTAAAAGTGTCGCCGATGCTCTGGGCAGACCGTTTTACCGTTTCAGTCTGGGTGGCATGCGTGATGAAGCCGAGATCAAAGGCCATCGCCGCACATACATCGGCGCGTTACCCGGAAAATTTGTCCAGGCGCTCAAAGATGTCAAAGTCATGAATCCGGTCATCATGCTGGACGAAATTGATAAACTCGGCGCCAGTTATCAGGGTGACCCGGCTTCGGCCTTACTGGAAACCCTGGACCCTGAACAGAACAGTCAGTTCATGGATCACTATTTGGACATGCGTCTGGACTTGTCAAAGGTATTGTTCATCTGTACCGCCAACCAGCTTGATACGATTCCTGCGCCTTTGCTTGATCGTATGGATGTCATTCGTCTGTCCGGTTATCTGACCGAAGAGAAAGTCGCCATTGCTGCCAAACACCTGTGGCCACGGCAATTGCAAAAAGCCGGTGTCAAAGGTCGGCAACTGAAGATTTCCCGCAAAGCCCTGCGCGACACAGTCGAATGTTACGCACGGGAATCCGGGGTTCGGAATCTGGAAAAACAACTGGCTAAAATCGTTCGCAAAGGTGTGGTTCAACTACTGGAGCAACCGGATGAAAGCATCACCGTCACACCGGAAAATCTGAGTAGTTTTCTGGGCAACCCCATTTTCCGTCCGGAAGCACTTATGCAGGGAATAGGTGTGATCACCGGCCTGGCATGGACAGCCATGGGAGGCACCACTTTGCCGATTGAAGCCACCCGCATTCATACCCTGAACCGGGGTTTTAAACTGACTGGCAAACTCGGCGAAGTGATGCGCGAATCGGCTGAAATTGCTTACAGTTATGTCTGCTCCAATCTGGAAAAATATGGTGCCGACAAATCTTTCTTTGACAAAGCATTCGTACATCTACATGTACCGGAAGGGGCAACCCCAAAAGATGGCCCCAGCGCCGGTGTCACCATGGCCAGTGCATTATTGTCTTTGGCGTTAAATAAAAAACCCAAAGCCAATTACGCTATGACTGGAGAACTGACACTGACTGGAAAAGTGCTGGCAATTGGCGGTGTACGGGAAAAAATCATTGCGGCCAAACGCCAGAATATCAAAAACATCATTCTGCCTGAGGCCAATCGCGGTGATTATGAAGAAGTACCTGAATACCTGAGAAAAGGTCTGAAAATATCCTTTGCCGAACATTACGACGACGTATTTAACAAATTGTTTGGTTAG
- a CDS encoding GNAT family N-acetyltransferase yields the protein MVSLLSIREAVVSDSGQLLQFIKELACYEKAEQEVVATVEDIERSIFGPDSTVEALLCEQDGKAIGFAVYFYNYSTWLGKNGLYLEDLYISPEYRHFGAGKRLLKYLAQQAVAIGCERFEWSVLRWNEPAIRFYESIGAKAKEELLGYRLSGQALLDFSHS from the coding sequence ATGGTGAGTTTACTTTCAATTCGCGAAGCGGTGGTATCAGATTCGGGGCAGTTATTGCAGTTTATTAAAGAGTTAGCGTGTTACGAAAAGGCCGAACAAGAAGTGGTTGCCACGGTAGAGGACATAGAGCGATCAATATTCGGACCTGATTCCACCGTTGAAGCATTGCTCTGTGAACAGGATGGCAAAGCAATTGGTTTTGCCGTTTATTTTTACAACTATTCAACCTGGCTGGGCAAAAATGGCCTGTATCTTGAGGATCTTTATATTTCTCCGGAATATCGTCACTTCGGTGCGGGTAAGCGATTGTTGAAGTATCTGGCACAACAAGCAGTTGCAATAGGTTGTGAACGGTTTGAATGGAGTGTTTTAAGGTGGAATGAACCGGCTATCCGGTTTTATGAATCGATTGGGGCCAAGGCCAAGGAGGAATTGTTGGGATATCGTTTGAGTGGACAGGCTTTATTGGATTTCAGCCACAGTTGA
- a CDS encoding carboxylesterase family protein encodes MKYCLSDLAHISVNLRHWSATLLMVLILPSMAMASTQAVTASGVVEGDDLEGVIRFLGIPYAQPPLGRMRWKAAQDAEPWAGVREAKAFGDACSQIGGFFASDDDSTFDERFGSEDCLYLNVWTPVADEHTRLQSPRPVLVFIHGGSGITGAASLPVYDGERLARELNAVVVTFNYRLGIFSMLRTVILDGRDPATKRGSLGLKDQVKALDWVRTNIDAFGGDPNEVTLMGHSAGSIFVWALMRSPLASGYFQRAVTLSGVPYDRKTMSIRKLRRKLYQDEKDDETTISDEEFDEALNQQSEEVRDNYVSDLTDEQVLSKTKTVAKLDSEALEDEDAVFVNAVPTLIGTVGNETSLIRIFDYSRLSTMEFWLLVNSLRNDLETTDFVRKYRQKAFFRKTEKLNQKEEVLMASLADELVQLGMPVYRYQFIWQNYPEPWSTLLGAYHAIDVPVLFGNFDIDRPNITRFTWTEDNAEEREVLHRELVTGLKGFIEAGDPNLYVESAGEPVWPQWDSRALFKTF; translated from the coding sequence ATGAAGTACTGTCTATCGGATTTAGCTCATATTTCCGTCAATTTGCGACATTGGTCAGCAACTCTTTTAATGGTCCTGATATTGCCATCAATGGCTATGGCCTCTACTCAGGCAGTGACTGCGAGCGGTGTGGTTGAAGGTGATGACCTGGAAGGAGTCATCCGCTTTCTGGGTATCCCTTATGCCCAGCCACCACTGGGGCGGATGCGCTGGAAAGCAGCTCAGGATGCAGAGCCCTGGGCTGGAGTGAGGGAAGCTAAAGCCTTTGGTGATGCCTGCTCCCAGATAGGAGGTTTTTTTGCCAGCGATGATGATTCGACCTTTGATGAACGCTTTGGTTCTGAAGACTGTCTTTATCTGAATGTCTGGACGCCGGTAGCGGATGAGCATACCCGGTTGCAATCACCTCGACCGGTGCTGGTGTTTATTCATGGTGGTTCGGGCATTACCGGAGCCGCTTCTCTCCCGGTCTACGATGGTGAACGACTGGCCCGGGAGCTGAACGCCGTGGTGGTTACGTTTAATTATCGCCTTGGTATTTTCAGTATGTTACGGACTGTGATTCTTGACGGCAGAGATCCGGCAACCAAGCGTGGCAGCCTTGGTTTGAAGGATCAGGTCAAAGCGCTGGATTGGGTTAGAACAAACATTGATGCATTTGGTGGCGATCCGAATGAAGTCACTTTGATGGGGCATTCGGCTGGCAGTATTTTCGTGTGGGCGCTGATGCGCTCTCCTCTCGCCAGCGGTTATTTTCAGCGTGCAGTTACACTGTCCGGAGTGCCTTATGACCGCAAAACCATGTCTATTCGTAAGTTGCGCCGCAAGCTTTATCAGGATGAAAAGGATGATGAAACAACCATTTCCGACGAGGAGTTTGATGAGGCTCTGAACCAGCAGAGCGAAGAAGTGCGTGACAATTATGTCTCAGATCTGACGGATGAGCAGGTATTGTCCAAGACTAAGACAGTTGCGAAACTCGATTCAGAGGCATTGGAAGATGAAGATGCCGTGTTCGTCAATGCGGTACCCACGCTCATCGGTACTGTTGGCAATGAAACCAGTCTGATTCGAATTTTTGATTATAGCCGTTTGTCGACAATGGAGTTCTGGCTGTTGGTAAACAGCCTGCGCAACGATCTGGAGACCACGGATTTTGTGCGTAAATACCGACAGAAGGCTTTTTTCCGTAAAACAGAAAAATTAAATCAGAAAGAAGAGGTCCTGATGGCGAGCCTGGCTGATGAACTCGTACAGTTGGGCATGCCGGTCTATCGTTATCAGTTTATCTGGCAAAATTACCCTGAACCCTGGAGTACATTGCTCGGTGCTTATCACGCCATTGATGTACCGGTTCTGTTTGGGAATTTTGATATCGACCGACCGAACATTACCCGCTTTACCTGGACCGAGGATAATGCCGAGGAGCGGGAAGTGCTTCATCGTGAACTGGTCACCGGACTCAAAGGGTTCATTGAAGCCGGCGATCCGAACCTGTATGTCGAATCGGCAGGCGAACCCGTCTGGCCACAATGGGATTCGCGAGCGCTCTTTAAAACATTTTAA
- a CDS encoding arylesterase, which translates to MVLMLTTSATLSAKTILVLGDSISAAYGIPADAGWVTLLQQKLQQQGFDDQVINASFGGATSESGVQRLPGLLKQYQPDILLLELGGNDGLQGKPVPYITQNLRTMISTAQASQVQVVLLGIKIPPNYGSRYTEPFFQQYENLANEYKLVYVPFILAGIAENPALMQNDGIHPVAEAQSMIVQNIWPVLMPLLK; encoded by the coding sequence ATGGTTCTGATGCTGACGACTTCGGCGACACTTTCAGCCAAAACAATTCTGGTCCTGGGTGACAGTATCAGCGCTGCCTATGGCATCCCGGCAGATGCGGGCTGGGTTACTCTGTTACAGCAAAAGCTACAGCAACAGGGCTTTGATGATCAGGTCATCAATGCATCCTTCGGCGGTGCCACCAGCGAGTCAGGCGTGCAAAGACTGCCCGGACTGCTGAAACAGTATCAGCCTGATATTCTGTTACTTGAACTGGGTGGCAACGATGGCCTGCAGGGCAAACCGGTGCCATACATTACACAAAACCTGCGTACGATGATCTCTACAGCTCAGGCCTCTCAGGTTCAGGTTGTGCTGTTAGGTATCAAGATTCCGCCGAATTATGGAAGCCGTTACACTGAACCATTTTTTCAGCAATATGAAAATCTAGCCAATGAATACAAGCTTGTTTACGTTCCCTTTATCCTCGCAGGTATCGCCGAAAATCCTGCTTTGATGCAAAACGACGGTATTCATCCAGTGGCAGAGGCTCAGTCCATGATTGTTCAAAATATCTGGCCCGTATTGATGCCATTGCTGAAGTGA
- a CDS encoding YidH family protein, translating to MKWTKLGEAPDYRFTLANERTFLAWIRTAIALLAAAVALDQLAPNLAVPWVRNLISLSLCIFSCLSAGHAYLRWANNEKAMRLKQNLPYSPLLRILSIFLVLLAGIILGLLIYGG from the coding sequence ATGAAATGGACCAAACTGGGAGAGGCTCCCGATTACCGTTTTACACTGGCAAATGAGCGTACATTTCTGGCCTGGATTCGTACCGCCATTGCCCTACTGGCGGCGGCCGTTGCCCTGGATCAACTTGCTCCCAATCTGGCCGTTCCCTGGGTACGCAACCTGATTTCTCTGTCACTGTGCATTTTTTCCTGTCTCAGTGCCGGTCATGCCTATCTGCGCTGGGCGAACAATGAAAAAGCCATGCGCCTGAAACAGAACCTGCCCTATTCTCCGTTATTACGCATACTCAGCATTTTCCTTGTGCTGTTGGCCGGTATCATTCTGGGGTTGCTGATTTATGGCGGTTAA
- a CDS encoding DUF4405 domain-containing protein gives MKNWLLRYSTPLTTGLFLVSLISGIGLFFHVGPMSFHSMHEWVSMALIIPFILHIWRNWKGLLNHFKRSAMPLALAFSTLFAVAFMAWPSDENTTVRSGPPQFALAHTLTSASPATVAPIFGITADEMVTQLKAQGFDSASQETSLSDIASNSGKETSDLYAAMLGMIPASE, from the coding sequence ATGAAAAACTGGCTACTTCGCTATTCCACGCCCTTAACAACAGGTCTGTTCCTGGTGTCGCTAATATCCGGCATCGGGCTATTCTTTCACGTGGGTCCAATGTCATTTCACAGCATGCACGAATGGGTCAGCATGGCACTGATTATCCCATTTATCCTGCACATCTGGCGCAACTGGAAAGGCTTACTCAACCATTTCAAGCGCAGTGCCATGCCACTGGCACTGGCTTTTTCAACACTGTTTGCCGTTGCGTTCATGGCCTGGCCATCCGACGAAAATACAACGGTCCGCAGCGGCCCGCCGCAGTTCGCCCTGGCACATACGCTAACCTCTGCTTCACCAGCAACCGTAGCTCCAATCTTCGGCATCACAGCCGATGAAATGGTTACCCAGCTGAAAGCCCAAGGGTTCGACAGTGCCAGCCAGGAAACCAGCCTGTCCGACATCGCCAGCAACTCAGGAAAAGAAACCAGCGACTTATATGCCGCAATGCTCGGCATGATTCCCGCTTCGGAATAA
- a CDS encoding glycosyl hydrolase 53 family protein — MSSHIRWLCFKTIVLIGLVAGLSLNSAWAAPVFAYGADIGWMKQLENEGVSWVNDNGVQQDPLQILKDHGINAVRLRVFVNPDPSAYWNKDDSTWTMLGYADKASVIAAAQRATNMGMRVMVDFHYSDVFADPGHQIKPAAWQNYSVSQLETAVYNHTYDVMNGLKNAGITPAWVQVGNEMDPGILLPQGSTSNFANLTRFLNAGYDAVKAVSASSKVISHLAHGTDNAAARWYFNNFLNVYGGKTDVIGFSFYPYWDGESYWNLTDDLAYNLNDMAATYGKEVMVTEVGGLQTNPTDSYWTVKDTIDLVKAVPNGKGIGVFYWEPEANSSVLPDGYPLGATTLISNKVLQFTKALDAFSDGQIKVDSSKTYRIVNRNSGKALNVAAGSTADGAAIEQYGYGGWTSQQWQFTAIGNGFYKIKNINSNKVMDIEAASTENGAQNIQWSDNGGWNQQWLILDVGDGYVKIKNRNSGKLLDIKAKSTADGALDIQWSDNGGWNQQWQILQN, encoded by the coding sequence ATGTCATCACACATTCGGTGGTTATGTTTCAAAACTATAGTGTTGATCGGGCTGGTAGCAGGGCTATCGTTGAACAGTGCCTGGGCAGCACCGGTATTTGCGTATGGCGCGGATATCGGCTGGATGAAACAGCTTGAGAATGAGGGGGTCAGTTGGGTTAACGATAACGGCGTTCAGCAGGATCCGCTGCAAATTCTTAAAGATCATGGCATCAACGCAGTTCGCCTGCGGGTTTTTGTCAATCCCGACCCTAGCGCTTACTGGAATAAAGACGACTCCACCTGGACCATGCTGGGTTATGCCGATAAAGCCAGTGTTATTGCTGCAGCCCAACGAGCCACCAACATGGGAATGCGTGTCATGGTGGATTTTCATTACAGCGATGTATTTGCAGATCCCGGCCATCAGATCAAACCGGCAGCCTGGCAGAATTACAGCGTCTCACAACTCGAAACCGCCGTTTACAATCACACTTATGATGTTATGAATGGCCTCAAAAATGCCGGTATCACGCCGGCATGGGTTCAGGTCGGCAATGAGATGGATCCGGGAATCCTGCTACCTCAAGGCAGCACCTCTAACTTCGCCAACCTGACCCGTTTTCTGAATGCTGGCTATGATGCCGTTAAAGCTGTCAGCGCCTCTTCCAAGGTAATCAGTCATTTGGCACACGGCACCGATAACGCCGCAGCCCGTTGGTATTTCAATAATTTCCTGAATGTATACGGAGGAAAAACTGATGTTATCGGCTTTTCTTTTTATCCATATTGGGATGGAGAGTCTTACTGGAATCTTACCGACGACCTTGCCTATAACCTGAATGACATGGCAGCAACCTACGGAAAAGAAGTTATGGTCACCGAAGTGGGTGGCCTGCAAACCAACCCCACCGACAGCTATTGGACGGTTAAAGACACCATTGACCTGGTTAAGGCCGTACCCAATGGAAAAGGAATTGGTGTTTTTTACTGGGAACCGGAAGCCAACTCTTCGGTCTTGCCTGACGGTTATCCGCTAGGGGCCACAACGTTGATTTCCAATAAAGTACTGCAGTTTACCAAAGCTCTGGATGCTTTTAGTGACGGGCAAATCAAAGTGGATAGCAGTAAGACCTACCGCATAGTAAACCGAAACAGCGGCAAAGCTCTGAATGTTGCGGCAGGCTCCACGGCCGATGGTGCCGCTATAGAACAATACGGTTATGGAGGCTGGACCAGTCAGCAATGGCAATTCACTGCCATCGGTAACGGCTTTTATAAAATAAAGAACATCAACAGCAATAAAGTCATGGACATCGAGGCCGCCTCAACCGAAAACGGCGCTCAAAATATCCAGTGGTCCGACAATGGTGGCTGGAATCAGCAATGGTTGATTTTGGATGTGGGTGACGGTTACGTCAAAATCAAAAACCGTAACAGCGGTAAACTTCTGGATATCAAAGCCAAATCAACCGCTGATGGGGCATTGGACATTCAATGGTCCGACAATGGTGGTTGGAACCAGCAGTGGCAGATCCTGCAAAACTGA
- a CDS encoding MFS transporter yields the protein MKKPGFLLLLIAYLGFISLGLPDATHGVNWPFVRETFAIPNAWLGMILTCTGIGYFSSSMSAGFILNRLGVGALLAGSSLLVFVALTGFAFAPYWAVFLLFAVLLGLGSGAIDTGLNAYAAEHFSTRQMNWLHAAFGVGAMTGPMIATTVLVVTGNWRVGYGAIGFILLLMAGLFFITRHQLDDQPDQSHTADEPDLSGGYQYIFRQSVVWFHILLFFIYTGVEIGVGQWAFTVLTEGRSIDTAQAGLWTSFFWGALAAGRVFFGVVVAKVQTDVVIRLAMWGTLVGTGVFCIDGLPLLSLLGLLVTGFCLAPIFPCLMSRTPQRVGKKLASRVIGIQVSVALIGGVSLPFSMGYIASFFGLESIGVTVLVLVILLVLVHEILMMRTRER from the coding sequence ATGAAGAAACCAGGTTTTTTGTTACTGCTGATCGCGTATCTGGGATTTATCAGTCTGGGGCTTCCCGACGCCACTCATGGGGTTAATTGGCCTTTTGTACGGGAGACCTTTGCCATTCCAAACGCCTGGTTGGGTATGATCTTGACCTGTACCGGTATTGGGTATTTTAGCTCCAGTATGTCCGCTGGGTTTATTCTTAATCGACTGGGAGTTGGCGCACTGTTGGCAGGCAGTTCGTTGCTGGTTTTCGTTGCTTTAACAGGATTCGCTTTTGCCCCTTACTGGGCAGTGTTTTTATTGTTTGCAGTATTGTTAGGGCTGGGTTCCGGCGCGATTGATACCGGTCTGAATGCGTATGCAGCGGAACATTTCTCGACCCGGCAAATGAATTGGCTGCATGCTGCTTTCGGAGTTGGTGCGATGACCGGACCGATGATCGCCACGACTGTTTTGGTGGTTACTGGTAACTGGCGGGTTGGTTACGGAGCGATTGGTTTCATCCTGCTGCTGATGGCTGGCTTGTTTTTCATAACCCGACATCAACTGGATGATCAACCCGATCAATCGCACACTGCTGATGAGCCGGATTTATCGGGGGGCTACCAATATATTTTTCGTCAAAGCGTGGTCTGGTTTCACATATTGTTGTTTTTTATATATACCGGTGTTGAGATCGGTGTCGGGCAATGGGCGTTTACCGTGTTAACAGAAGGACGCTCGATTGATACTGCCCAGGCAGGTTTGTGGACGTCATTTTTCTGGGGTGCACTTGCGGCCGGAAGAGTGTTTTTTGGTGTAGTGGTTGCCAAGGTACAGACTGATGTTGTGATTCGACTGGCAATGTGGGGAACACTCGTGGGCACAGGGGTTTTCTGTATTGATGGCTTGCCACTGTTGAGTCTGCTTGGGTTGTTGGTTACCGGTTTTTGCCTGGCTCCTATATTCCCGTGTCTGATGTCGAGAACACCGCAACGAGTTGGAAAAAAACTGGCTTCACGGGTGATCGGTATTCAGGTCAGTGTCGCGCTGATCGGCGGAGTCAGTCTGCCATTTTCAATGGGATATATTGCTTCTTTTTTTGGCCTCGAAAGTATCGGCGTGACAGTATTGGTGCTCGTGATACTGTTGGTGCTGGTCCACGAAATACTGATGATGCGTACTCGGGAGCGTTAA
- a CDS encoding DUF202 domain-containing protein, with product MAVKPDRDPGLQPERTSMAWTRTLFVLLILMSAFSRHFFKAYGWFWLVCLGIIATTLVVMYGYTRRRTQRSMDEIAALSVASIRMKQWLTFAVLFSSLTFAGYFLMAFFNR from the coding sequence ATGGCGGTTAAGCCTGACAGAGATCCTGGCCTGCAACCAGAACGAACCTCAATGGCCTGGACCCGGACGCTGTTTGTACTGCTGATATTGATGAGTGCATTCAGCCGTCATTTCTTCAAAGCCTATGGCTGGTTCTGGCTGGTATGCCTGGGCATCATTGCAACCACACTCGTTGTGATGTACGGCTATACCCGACGACGCACACAACGCTCAATGGATGAGATCGCAGCGTTGTCAGTGGCATCCATAAGAATGAAACAATGGCTCACCTTTGCGGTTCTGTTCAGCAGCCTGACATTTGCCGGCTACTTCCTGATGGCTTTTTTTAATCGTTGA
- a CDS encoding ABC transporter ATP-binding protein produces the protein MIKSTALKQEVQTSEGQLTILKGIDLEIKPGESVAIVGASGSGKSTLLGLLAGLDTPSSGQIYLQGEEITRLDEEQRAQIRGRLVAFVFQNFQLLGSLTALENVMLPLEVRGVEDPATKAREVFARVGLTGREHHYPKQLSGGEQQRVAIARAFASEAPIMFADEPTGNLDTVTGGKIADLLFELNEEAGTTLVLVTHDIRLASRCHRQIVIEAGAIVEPGQ, from the coding sequence ATGATAAAAAGCACCGCGTTGAAACAAGAAGTACAGACCTCCGAGGGTCAATTGACGATCCTGAAAGGGATTGATCTGGAAATCAAGCCGGGAGAAAGCGTTGCGATTGTTGGCGCGTCCGGTTCAGGCAAATCAACGTTACTGGGATTACTGGCCGGACTGGATACCCCCTCTTCAGGCCAGATCTACCTTCAGGGTGAGGAAATTACCCGTCTGGATGAAGAGCAGCGGGCGCAGATCAGAGGCCGACTGGTAGCGTTTGTATTTCAGAATTTTCAATTGCTTGGCAGTCTGACGGCTCTGGAAAATGTCATGTTGCCTTTGGAGGTCCGGGGAGTAGAGGATCCTGCGACTAAGGCCAGAGAGGTATTTGCCAGAGTGGGGCTGACCGGGCGTGAACATCACTATCCCAAACAGCTTTCCGGCGGCGAACAGCAGCGTGTTGCCATTGCCAGGGCTTTTGCCTCAGAGGCACCTATCATGTTTGCGGATGAGCCGACGGGCAATCTTGATACGGTAACCGGAGGTAAAATTGCTGATTTGTTATTTGAGCTGAACGAAGAGGCAGGCACGACTCTGGTGTTGGTGACTCATGACATCCGTTTGGCCAGTCGTTGTCATCGTCAGATAGTCATCGAAGCTGGAGCCATAGTGGAGCCAGGACAATGA
- a CDS encoding YheT family hydrolase has protein sequence MNAYYPRPGLRNPHVQSIAPSLLRYVPNHFSRHQLELPDGDFLLLDWQRQNSHRLVILSHGLEGHSRRAYVAGMARAFFRQGYDALAWNFRSCGGRLNRLPRFYHSGATEDLDAVVQHAVDLGYQQIVLVGFSMGGNLTLVYLGRHQVPDAIKAAVTFSVPCDLANCADQLANTRNGFYMRRFLKDLQPKIEAKARQFPQLISATDYHRLKNFHDFDACYTAPLHGFSSANDYWHQSSALHYLPNITIPTLLVNARDDSFLGPNCYPDELAEKHRFLHFEAPMHGGHVGFIRYQLWRELWSETRALQFVRQYLESPSHR, from the coding sequence TTGAACGCCTATTACCCCCGCCCAGGCCTGCGCAACCCTCATGTACAATCCATCGCCCCCAGTCTGTTGCGTTATGTCCCTAACCACTTTAGCCGACATCAGCTTGAGCTGCCCGATGGTGACTTTCTGTTGCTGGACTGGCAGCGCCAGAACAGTCATCGCCTGGTTATTCTCAGCCATGGTCTCGAAGGACACAGCCGCAGAGCGTATGTCGCCGGAATGGCGAGAGCTTTTTTTCGCCAGGGCTATGATGCTCTGGCCTGGAACTTTCGCAGTTGTGGTGGCCGACTGAACCGACTCCCCAGGTTTTATCACAGTGGAGCCACTGAAGATCTGGATGCGGTCGTGCAACATGCCGTCGACCTGGGCTATCAGCAGATTGTCCTGGTCGGATTCAGCATGGGAGGTAATCTGACACTGGTTTATCTGGGACGGCATCAGGTACCAGACGCCATCAAAGCAGCAGTGACATTCTCTGTTCCCTGCGATCTCGCCAACTGTGCTGATCAACTTGCCAACACACGCAATGGTTTTTATATGCGGCGCTTCCTCAAAGATCTGCAACCCAAGATCGAAGCCAAAGCCCGACAGTTTCCCCAACTGATCTCAGCCACCGATTACCACCGCCTGAAGAACTTTCACGATTTCGACGCCTGCTACACTGCTCCGCTGCATGGTTTCAGCAGTGCCAATGACTACTGGCATCAATCCTCGGCACTGCATTATCTGCCCAACATCACCATTCCTACACTGCTGGTCAACGCCAGAGATGACAGTTTTCTGGGACCAAACTGTTACCCAGATGAACTAGCGGAAAAACATCGCTTCCTGCATTTTGAAGCACCGATGCATGGTGGCCATGTTGGCTTCATCCGTTATCAACTCTGGCGTGAATTATGGTCTGAAACCAGAGCTTTACAGTTCGTACGGCAGTATTTGGAAAGTCCTTCACACAGGTAA